In the Helianthus annuus cultivar XRQ/B chromosome 11, HanXRQr2.0-SUNRISE, whole genome shotgun sequence genome, one interval contains:
- the LOC110907101 gene encoding G-type lectin S-receptor-like serine/threonine-protein kinase At4g27290 has product MEGAAIALFALLYFHKCYAAELDEISDSRFLTYGDTLVSPTRIFELRFFQPGNSKNTYLGVWNKKISVRTVVWVANRNHPLPGESLLVLKIADQGNLGLYNNISMIWSSNTTTSGNATAKLRDNGNLVVVDQQERVFWQSFDYRGKEWYLTPLDSKNGSEKFTKYSNVKLPDTENTWFSMSMTLEECKTKCLKNCSCMAYANPDPGVRRRGCVLWFNDLLDMRVLPEGRAGPDIFVRMASSESEFPSHSNERQGGANINVININVILVVIIPGVLIGIISTWLCYAHWKRNHPKTTREGKILNASTSLEEEMELPLFSFSTIANATANFLSDNKLGQGGFGAVYKGILEDGQEIAVKRLSKYSSQGLEEFKNEVICISKLQHRNLVKLLGCCIHGDEKLLVYEYMPNKSLDSFIFDIAQSLLLDWTKRVNIIKGIARGLVYLHHDSRLRIIHRDLKASNILLDQDMNPKISDFGLARSFGGNETQANTNRVVGTYGYMSPEYALDGLFSIKSDVFSFGILILEVLSGKRNRGFIDPENENNLVGHVWSLYTEGRSMELIDASCAESCHLPEAIRLINVALLCVQQKAGDRPNMSSVVLMMDSEGEMMQPKKPSFFIEKEFPVGNFSTVAYTGCSLNDMSITEADGR; this is encoded by the exons ATGGAGGGAGCAGCCATAGCTCTGTTTGCCTTACTCTATTTTCATAAATGTTACGCTGCTGAACTCGACGAGATTTCAGATTCAAGGTTTCTGACATATGGAGATACATTGGTCTCTCCAACCAGaatttttgaactcagatttttTCAACCCGGTAACTCTAAGAACACATATCTTGGTGTTTGGAACAAGAAAATCTCTGTTAGAACGGTTGTTTGGGTTGCAAACAGAAACCACCCGCTTCCTGGTGAATCACTGCTTGTGTTAAAGATCGCTGATCAGGGAAATCTCGGCCTCTACAACAATATCAGCATGATTTGGTCATCTAACACAACGACATCAGGGAACGCAACTGCAAAGCTTCGGGACAATGGAAATCTAGTTGTGGTTGATCAACAGGAGAGGGTTTTCTGGCAGAGTTTTGATTATAGGGGAAAGGAATGGTATCTAACACCATTGGACAGCAAAAATGGATCAGAAAAATTTACCAAATACTCTAATGTAAAATTGCCAGACACAGAAAATACCTGGTTTAGCATGAGCATGACTCTGGAAGAATGTAAAACAAAATGCTTAAAAAATTGTTCCTGTATGGCTTATGCAAATCCAGACCCCGGTGTTAGACGAAGGGGCTGCGTGCTTTGGTTCAATGACCTTCTTGACATGCGAGTGTTGCCTGAAGGCCGTGCGGGTCCGGATATTTTTGTAAGGATGGCCTCATCTGAGTCAG AATTTCCATCACATTCCAACGAGAGGCAGGGAGGGGCAAACATTAATGTCATCAACATTAATGTCATCTTAGTTGTAATCATTCCCGGGGTTCTTATAGGCATCATCTCTACATGGTTGTGTTATGCACATTGGAAAAGGAATCATCCCAAAACAACCAGGGAAG GGAAAATCTTGAATGCCTCTACTAGCCTTGAAGAAGAAATGGAGCTACCATTATTTAGCTTCTCTACGATTGCTAATGCCACTGCCAATTTTTTATCTGACAATAAACTTGGACAGGGTGGATTTGGAGCTGTTTATAAG GGTATTTTAGAAGATGGGCAAGAGATTGCAGTTAAACGTCTGTCCAAGTATTCAAGTCAAGGACTTGAAGAGTTCAAGAATGAAGTCATCTGCATTTCAAAACTTCAGCACCGGAATCTAGTGAAGCTACTTGGTTGTTGCATACATGGAGATGAGAAGTTGTTGGTATATGAATACATGCCAAATAAAAGCTTGGACTCATTTATTTTTG ACATAGCTCAAAGTCTGCTTCTTGATTGGACCAAGCGCGTCAACATTATCAAAGGAATCGCTCGAGGACTAGTTTACCTACACCACGATTCACGATTAAGAATCATCCATAGAGATCTTAAAGCTAGCAACATTTTACTAGATCAGGATATGAACCCTAAGATATCAGACTTCGGCTTAGCTAGAAGTTTTGGAGGAAATGAAACCCAAGCAAACACAAACAGAGTTGTTGGCACATA CGGTTACATGTCCCCCGAGTATGCACTAGATGGTCTTTTCTCCATAAAGTCAGATGTATTTAGCTTTGGCATCTTGATACTGGAGGTTCTGAGTGGGAAGCGAAATAGAGGATTTATCGATCCTGAAAACGAAAATAATCTTGTTGGACAT GTATGGAGTCTCTATACCGAAGGCAGATCAATGGAATTAATCGATGCAAGCTGCGCTGAATCCTGCCACCTTCCTGAAGCTATAAGATTAATCAATGTTGCATTGTTATGTGTTCAACAAAAGGCAGGAGATAGGCCCAATATGTCATCTGTAGTTCTGATGATGGACAGCGAGGGTGAAATGATGCAACCCAAGAAGCCATCGTTTTTTATAGAAAAGGAGTTTCCTGTAGGAAATTTCTCCACAGTTGCTTATACAGGATGTTCACTGAACGATATGAGTATTACAGAGGCAGATGGTCGATAG